One genomic segment of Leptospira neocaledonica includes these proteins:
- a CDS encoding MBOAT family O-acyltransferase, producing MLFNSLVFLIFFSFVYLIYWSLNHKWRRGFLILASFVFYGYWSVLFLAHFVLIVVLNYGFYYFFERRGDRKRLTWILILNLANLFVFKYYPFFKRVMSDIGFGFDVLPVSGEWILPLAISFYTFQMISFQVDVHRGDFEYKVSLSDFLLFILFFPQLIAGPILRAKDFLTRIHVPKRPNLLFSTTGSWWILIGLIKKVLIADQISVWIDTVYSSPGMYNAEAHWASFYGFAIQIYCDFSGYTDIARGCALLLGYKLPPNFLAPYFSGSFREFWRRWHISLSTWLRDYLYIPLGGNRSGNLRTNINLFLTMLLGGLWHGANYTFIIWGAWHGLLLGFERLIEGRFSFFKRVPKFVSALFVFHFVCIGWVFFRADSVVDALGFISGLFSFSGEKLKLPWGTNWIFLSFLIVHWLEYRPLKPKWENLKIVLRYAIPVVAIFVGFWIAGSVSGERSFIYFQF from the coding sequence ATGTTATTTAACAGCCTTGTTTTTTTGATCTTTTTCTCGTTTGTTTATCTGATCTACTGGTCCTTGAATCACAAGTGGAGACGAGGATTTCTCATTTTGGCCTCCTTTGTTTTTTATGGGTATTGGAGTGTCCTTTTTCTTGCTCATTTCGTGTTGATCGTGGTTTTGAATTACGGCTTTTACTATTTTTTTGAACGCCGAGGTGACCGTAAAAGACTGACCTGGATTCTGATCTTAAATCTGGCGAATCTTTTCGTTTTCAAATACTATCCGTTCTTTAAGCGAGTGATGTCCGATATCGGCTTTGGTTTTGATGTTTTACCTGTCAGTGGCGAATGGATTCTTCCCTTAGCGATTAGTTTCTATACGTTCCAAATGATATCTTTCCAAGTTGATGTACATCGGGGAGATTTTGAATATAAAGTATCCTTATCGGACTTTCTATTATTTATACTTTTCTTTCCGCAGTTGATTGCTGGTCCTATATTACGAGCGAAAGATTTCTTGACCAGGATTCATGTTCCGAAGCGGCCCAACTTACTGTTTTCAACGACAGGTAGTTGGTGGATTCTAATCGGTCTGATTAAAAAAGTACTGATAGCTGATCAGATATCGGTCTGGATAGATACTGTATATTCGTCTCCGGGAATGTACAACGCGGAAGCTCATTGGGCATCATTTTACGGTTTTGCGATTCAGATCTATTGCGACTTTTCAGGCTATACGGATATTGCCAGGGGATGCGCTTTACTTCTAGGCTATAAACTTCCTCCTAATTTTCTAGCTCCCTATTTTTCGGGATCCTTTCGGGAATTTTGGCGTCGATGGCATATATCATTATCGACTTGGTTACGCGATTACCTCTATATTCCGTTAGGTGGAAACAGGTCCGGCAATCTAAGAACGAATATTAATCTTTTTTTAACGATGCTTTTGGGCGGTCTCTGGCACGGAGCAAATTATACTTTTATAATCTGGGGGGCGTGGCACGGCCTACTTTTGGGTTTTGAAAGACTTATAGAAGGGCGTTTTTCCTTTTTCAAACGGGTCCCTAAATTTGTTTCCGCATTATTTGTTTTTCATTTCGTTTGTATCGGTTGGGTGTTTTTCCGAGCCGACTCGGTTGTGGATGCGTTGGGATTTATTTCGGGCTTATTTAGTTTCTCCGGAGAAAAGTTAAAATTACCTTGGGGAACGAATTGGATATTCCTTTCTTTTTTAATTGTTCATTGGTTGGAATACCGCCCACTAAAACCGAAATGGGAAAACTTAAAAATAGTGCTTCGCTATGCGATTCCAGTGGTGGCTATTTTTGTCGGATTTTGGATCGCGGGGTCTGTTTCCGGCGAAAGGTCATTTATTTATTTCCAATTTTAA
- a CDS encoding DUF1574 family protein — protein sequence MNFNKLAKKRENRKFIAFLIPILALSAYLIVDKVFLIEPLRDKLAAYLPYDGGFSALIHNEDIVELNYINSKNVFLAIGTSRSVAFNGYPNVGYTRKDPFLTPQIADKMKNWEAVSIAMAGASMRLIYARLLQTLEKGWAPDFAIVEISMMSFSKNRKYKEFLKQNVIPVDFAIKHHKEFGLKAVWDILYPKMFLSYKYQFSPKNFLRLLQGEDRDWESMIVGLTDGNASYAVSKKDRKNLELGNFKDYNTLTLGTGAVYKELFEGSLAILKQEHSGNGVYVVDSEELEYLEKTIELLKAKKIPTVYWRPRVHPILNDYERMEDNWVEFNTKVLDTIRRSGAHYVDANEFPMKCDYFQDVGHLSRRCYTELSSFLLPVR from the coding sequence GTGAATTTTAATAAGCTCGCCAAGAAGCGAGAAAATCGAAAATTTATCGCCTTCCTAATTCCGATTCTTGCTTTGAGTGCCTATCTTATTGTTGATAAGGTTTTTCTTATAGAACCTTTGAGAGATAAATTGGCTGCTTATCTCCCATACGATGGGGGGTTTTCGGCACTGATCCATAACGAAGACATCGTCGAGTTGAATTATATTAATTCCAAAAATGTTTTTTTAGCGATCGGAACTTCAAGGAGTGTGGCCTTTAACGGATATCCGAACGTGGGCTATACACGAAAAGACCCGTTTTTAACCCCGCAAATAGCGGATAAAATGAAAAATTGGGAGGCAGTAAGTATCGCTATGGCGGGGGCAAGTATGCGCCTGATTTATGCCCGCTTACTACAAACTCTTGAAAAAGGGTGGGCACCCGATTTTGCAATCGTCGAAATCTCGATGATGAGTTTTAGTAAGAACAGAAAGTATAAAGAATTTTTAAAACAAAATGTCATTCCAGTTGATTTTGCAATAAAACATCATAAGGAATTCGGGTTGAAAGCGGTTTGGGATATTCTTTATCCCAAGATGTTCTTATCTTATAAATATCAATTTTCCCCCAAAAATTTCCTGAGGCTATTACAAGGTGAAGATCGAGACTGGGAATCCATGATCGTCGGATTAACGGATGGAAATGCTTCCTATGCAGTAAGCAAAAAAGATCGCAAAAACTTGGAACTCGGTAATTTTAAGGATTATAATACTCTAACCCTTGGGACTGGTGCCGTATATAAAGAGCTTTTCGAAGGTAGCTTGGCGATTTTGAAGCAGGAACATTCTGGTAATGGTGTTTATGTGGTCGATTCGGAAGAGTTGGAATATTTGGAGAAGACGATCGAGTTATTAAAAGCTAAAAAAATTCCTACCGTTTATTGGCGACCTCGTGTGCATCCGATTTTGAACGATTATGAGCGGATGGAAGATAATTGGGTGGAATTTAACACTAAGGTTTTGGATACGATTCGAAGAAGTGGTGCTCATTATGTGGATGCAAATGAGTTCCCTATGAAATGTGATTATTTTCAAGATGTCGGACATTTGTCGCGACGTTGTTATACCGAGCTTTCGTCTTTTCTTTTACCTGTGCGTTGA
- a CDS encoding N-acetylmuramoyl-L-alanine amidase, which yields MIRRILLILFLLIFSFSVSSQETIPKRTYNIVIDPGHGGLDLKPKEEHGDKYDPISNKYLEPYKAGAQTKSRRESEVVFALAKEVKEILDLTKTPEGFETFRSYAKKFTNDTLPWIRIDSDLTREETAKEEGADLSSDPNAFYRLYDYPDKKSGKIKPGRISRINAARPYLVLSLHLNPSWKGHPGGMAAVLSPSYRTFYNLRKISEGKSSRSFEDGPWSEWMRFKMEWSRLENAVADAWIYFNGYWPNKSGKKTDLSNFEGYRQNMVTWKYADPSGWIDKAVLDGPGPYAKKHSEYSAKGKFWDRERAEPELWRREDGAEGFGGDNHYAASELMRFLQYGLRTLPNQEEELSNPGPINKPYISTYSLPTFINAISAYLEIGYIDKEKDMKILTQRKKDTAISLAVGVYSLFHGIKIKSADLPYIPKGKKIDWTRYENLKEGNYFRIVREE from the coding sequence GTGATACGAAGAATTTTACTCATCCTTTTCCTTCTAATATTTTCATTCTCCGTTTCTTCCCAAGAAACAATTCCGAAAAGAACCTATAATATAGTCATAGATCCGGGTCATGGAGGCTTGGACTTAAAGCCTAAAGAGGAACACGGAGACAAATACGATCCTATCTCCAATAAATATCTGGAACCTTATAAGGCAGGAGCCCAAACGAAATCCAGGAGAGAGAGCGAAGTTGTATTTGCTCTCGCAAAAGAAGTAAAAGAAATTTTGGATCTTACCAAGACACCGGAAGGATTCGAAACATTTAGATCTTACGCTAAAAAATTTACGAATGATACACTTCCTTGGATCAGGATCGATTCGGATCTCACCAGGGAAGAAACAGCGAAAGAAGAAGGAGCTGATCTTTCTTCAGATCCGAATGCATTTTATAGATTATATGATTACCCTGATAAAAAATCGGGTAAGATCAAACCCGGAAGAATTTCTAGGATCAATGCCGCTCGACCATATTTAGTTCTCTCCTTACATTTGAATCCAAGTTGGAAGGGACATCCGGGCGGAATGGCTGCTGTACTTTCTCCTTCTTATAGAACATTCTATAATTTACGAAAAATATCCGAAGGAAAATCTTCCAGATCATTCGAAGACGGACCTTGGAGTGAATGGATGCGTTTCAAAATGGAATGGTCCCGTTTAGAAAATGCAGTTGCGGATGCATGGATCTATTTTAACGGGTATTGGCCGAACAAGTCCGGAAAAAAAACAGACCTTTCCAATTTCGAAGGGTATCGACAAAATATGGTGACTTGGAAATATGCAGATCCTTCCGGTTGGATCGATAAAGCAGTGTTAGACGGTCCAGGGCCTTACGCTAAAAAACATTCGGAATATTCCGCCAAAGGAAAATTTTGGGATAGAGAAAGAGCGGAGCCGGAACTCTGGAGAAGAGAGGACGGCGCAGAAGGTTTCGGCGGAGATAATCATTACGCCGCATCTGAACTCATGAGATTTTTGCAATATGGTCTTCGGACTTTGCCAAACCAAGAGGAAGAATTATCCAATCCTGGTCCGATTAATAAACCTTACATCTCCACATATAGCCTTCCTACGTTTATCAATGCAATCTCAGCTTATTTAGAAATTGGTTATATTGATAAAGAGAAGGACATGAAAATCCTGACCCAAAGAAAAAAGGACACTGCGATCAGTTTGGCAGTGGGCGTTTATTCATTATTCCATGGAATCAAAATTAAATCCGCAGATTTGCCTTACATTCCTAAAGGGAAGAAGATAGACTGGACACGTTATGAGAACTTGAAGGAAGGAAATTATTTTAGAATAGTGAGAGAAGAATGA